From Ictalurus punctatus breed USDA103 chromosome 26, Coco_2.0, whole genome shotgun sequence:
TGAAAGAGGGCATTTTCATACCTAGCAAAGGAAATGGGCCAGTGAATGTCCGAGATGTTTTGATTAGTGGAGAGATAAGACACTAAGTACACTTTTGAAGCTTTGACCTGGACCACAGGTGTAATATTGAACAGAACAATCTGCCCTGATCTGAATCGAACTCTCAAAGCCCCAGGAGCCATCTGGTTGCGAAATCCTAGCTCAAATTCATATTTATGACTGATTTCTTTCCATCCATTCATAATCACTGTTCTAAACCATGTCACTACTTGTTTTTTAGAAAGATATGGTGTATTTTCCTGGCATAGTGGACCTCCAACAGCATTTATCATAACTTTGCTTGTCTCACTGTGCGGATGAAGAAGACATAACACGTCCTCATTATTGGAGTTCTCATCCATGCAAGGGCAACCATTTGAAGTATTTTCAGCCTTCACCATTTTGATCCTGCCAAACCTCAACAATGAAGCATCGTTCTCCTTCCAAAGTTCAACATCAAATCCATGTGACCTTGGTGCAGTTATAGGTACATACAAGTCACACACCATTGTCTTTCCTGTAGCCCAAAGCTCATATAAGCTCCCAACTCCGATAAAGTCCCCAATCTGCATGTCAGTTTCTTCACTGCTAGCTTCCCTTGCAGCTTCCAAAAGTTCATCCACAAAACCCTCCACAAAGTCGCATAATCGGCCAGATGTCCTAGGAGGGACTTGTACACACTGGTCATAAAAGCAACTCAATACTTGGTGGTCAGGAATACATATTTTTGATAATATACCAGGAGATGTAGTCTTGTCTTTGATGGGAATTATTGTTCCTGAGCTTTGTGAGTTTTTGCTGATGAATTTCCTGAGAAGGCGGATCAATGATATCAGGAAAAGAAATTTCCATAAATACCAGTTGTAGGGGTTCTCTGTTGACTGTTGCCTTGAGGTAGTGGGGTTTTCCTCGTGGTTCCTCTCTCCCATCTGATCTAAATGGGAAGACTTCTCATCACTATCCTGTAACCCATTTAAAGGTGATTTTCCTTGAACTTCTTTTATTTGGTCTTCACTCAGTGTCTTCATTTTCTGATCATTGTGTGGCACTTCCTTCTTGTGCTCCAACATGTCATCCTCTTGAAAGTTCTTAATTTCATTCTGAGAGTCTCTTACAATTTCTGGCTGTATCCCTTTTTCTGAGGTGAAATTGTCATCCACTATAGCTCCATCATGTAACGCTGATGGAACATTGTCATGAGTACGGGGAACTGCTTCGTCCTGAATGTCCTTTATCAACAGATTCTGGTGCAGGATATCCTGGTCTTCCCTGCGTGGCATTTGGTGTTCGTGTGGATTTTGTACTTTGACATTTGCCAGGCCTTGTTGAACATCTGAATCCTCCCCTTCCCCATTTGTCATTCTTTGATGACTTTGCGACACTTCCTGATTTGAATGTGGCAGCCCTGTGGTCACCTGGTGCACTTCCTGCTCTAGCTTTGCTGACTCCTTCTGCAGTAAATATTCCCGCTCTTGCATGTCCATGATAATGTTTTCTTCCTGCTCCTGAAAGACAGTGTGGTCCTTTATGTACAGCAGGCTGACCACTACTACACACACTCGCAGAAGCATTTCCTCCATCCTGTAAGCAAATAAGGAATTTATTCTGTCAGATCCATTATGTCCttacataaaacaaaatcagaCGAACTCAACATTTAGAGTGAAATAATGTGAATAAGGCCAAAATCATAGGATAGAAAAGTGATCCTAAATTACAATACAATTTCTACCAGGAAGtttattgtatagtgtagtaGACTAATTACTTCAGTAGATTGCAAACATGGTTATGATGTATACTGTTCCTTTTATGTGTCATTTCATAATTGATTACTACATGAACTTTTCAGTAGCTTGTTTAAACAGTAAGATATTATAGTGTCTTATAGTGCATCATCTCATAGTACTGCTCAACTTCCTGCTTAGAAGAGAATGGGTAGCTTCCTTTTTTCTTATGATGCATTTTCATCATTTTGCTCaaatgctgttttgtttttaattcaaattAAACAGAACATTTCAATCCACCTACCTGTAATTATTGGTGTTTAGGGTCAAAAGTAATAGAACCTTTCAGCATCAATGTTTGAAATTCGGTTGCAGTTTACTACAGGGCTCTAAACAACCGCTTCTCTTTCCTATCACATTGAGACATACTTGACAGCACACTTCCGCCCATGTGTGACTCCATCCTGTTTGAAATATGTTACACTGTACACAGACATGAGAGAGAATATGCTCAAGGTCACAGTGTTGTGCTGTAGCACAGTGGCCTAAATCAGTGGCTGTTCTATTTAAGATACCAAAAACAATGGTGCttaaatatgacataaaatatcattggattttcacacaagtcctaaaagtagatcgAGAGAACTcaaacaaatgagacacaa
This genomic window contains:
- the LOC108258638 gene encoding inositol 1,4,5-trisphosphate receptor-interacting protein, producing the protein MEEMLLRVCVVVVSLLYIKDHTVFQEQEENIIMDMQEREYLLQKESAKLEQEVHQVTTGLPHSNQEVSQSHQRMTNGEGEDSDVQQGLANVKVQNPHEHQMPRREDQDILHQNLLIKDIQDEAVPRTHDNVPSALHDGAIVDDNFTSEKGIQPEIVRDSQNEIKNFQEDDMLEHKKEVPHNDQKMKTLSEDQIKEVQGKSPLNGLQDSDEKSSHLDQMGERNHEENPTTSRQQSTENPYNWYLWKFLFLISLIRLLRKFISKNSQSSGTIIPIKDKTTSPGILSKICIPDHQVLSCFYDQCVQVPPRTSGRLCDFVEGFVDELLEAAREASSEETDMQIGDFIGVGSLYELWATGKTMVCDLYVPITAPRSHGFDVELWKENDASLLRFGRIKMVKAENTSNGCPCMDENSNNEDVLCLLHPHSETSKVMINAVGGPLCQENTPYLSKKQVVTWFRTVIMNGWKEISHKYEFELGFRNQMAPGALRVRFRSGQIVLFNITPVVQVKASKVYLVSYLSTNQNISDIHWPISFARYENALFQYFNRILPYNSCHIECLQILSFLHKQQNSLTGKCGLTSHHLKSALLHLLMCKPTEWKHEQLTGRLNDMLTFLEQRLEAKVFHHALVGNSLVPKDIGLPKEFQMAKPTNIFLPMVLNEECYLKTVHHFQELVKNAPVLFQEYGSMKSSGLQKK